A genomic stretch from Neomonachus schauinslandi chromosome 14, ASM220157v2, whole genome shotgun sequence includes:
- the LRRC43 gene encoding leucine-rich repeat-containing protein 43 — protein sequence MEKPGVTLSAAVREHLRHLCLREFPCGTGSWNKSRFLPRTWRTWKELVPREEEAVNPGEETVEALLGLVRSPHSPWALLEGSSAEDHFLRELAIQNPLVLKDTFFYSYFGSLRVVDKQVSLVDKGLLKFQKLEELVLSANQIKEIDAVNLPPTLKVLELYGNKISSLECLCTSPPPFLQHLGLGQNKLLGPLESLYVTADHWPNLISLDLSFNDLTDLQGMIASLSTLPHLRLLGLQGNPLALVPYYRGFTIDSLSGLCVLDDITVSPSEKHQFRGLSHSGDLLAREAQLVVTIGNVKGVLDTSILDPEPGPQGPFITYSYYVTYDFVEDEEGEGSDYGGVLAEIVRPSPSMEQLGEDIPEEVFEEAEDSLESGLSTQSGELEGSVASGGSGPLPRVTDSAEELAKLRPRMDPRLCSSPGTVLFSTIRKPWTDVIPCNYEMHHTLRDLVPLKAFLLAGTTVTIVEEKILSWPLVPPPVETVLPAKKGKGEKDKKGKKDKDKKGKDGKDKAGKGEKETAPKEQKASKKKELPKELRQDPPILRVLGSGFVALEPLLVGEPLVSEVCNFGVIRTLETDRLTFLRDAKKNKNKKAKREKKSAAPKYDSDYQPQPLTVEVQIQLNQYRSAEEALREIAL from the exons ATGGAGAAGCCGGGCGTGACCCTGAGCGCCGCGGTCCGGGAGCACCTGAGACACTTGTGTCTGCGCGAGTTCCCGTGCGGCACCGGCAGCTGG AATAAGTCACGCTTTCTTCCTCGAACTTGGCGAACATGGAAGGAGCTGGTCCCCAGAGAGGAGGAGGCCGTGAACCCTGGGGAGGAGACCGTGGAGGCACTGCTGGGCCTGGTCCGCAGCCCCCACTCACCCTGGGCTCTGCTGGAGGGCTCCAGTGCAGAGGACCATTTTCTGAGAGAACTGGCCATCCAGAATCCGCTGGTGCTCAAAGACACCTTCTTCTACTCCTACTTCGGGTCCCTACGGGTGGTGGACAAGCAG GTGAGCCTGGTGGATAAAGGTCTCCTGAAATTTCAGAAACTTGAAGAGTTGGTACTGAGTGCCAATCAAATCAAGGAGATCGACGCCGTCAACCTGCCCCCAACCCTCAAG GTGCTGGAGCTCTACGGCAACAAGATCAGCAGTCTGGAGTGTCTGTGCACTAGCCCGCCCCCTTTTCTCCAGCACTTGGGGTTGGGTCAGAACAAGCTTCTGGGCCCCTTGGAAAGTCTGTATGTCACCGCGGATCACTG GCCCAACCTCATCTCTCTGGACCTGAGCTTCAACGACCTGACGGACCTGCAGGGCATGATCGCCAGCCTCAGCACCCTCCCACACCTGCGGCTGCTCGGGCTGCAGGGGAACCCCCTGGCCCTGGTGCCCTACTACCGAGGCTTCACCATCGACAGCCTGTCCGGGCTCTGCGTGCTGGATGACATCACCGTGTCTCCCAGTGAGAAGCATCAGTTCCGGGGGCTCAGCCACAGTGGGG ACCTCTTGGCCCGTGAGGCCCAGCTCGTGGTGACTATTGGAAATGTCAAGGGCGTTCTGGACACCTCTATCCTGGACCCGGAGCCGGGGCCTCAAGGCCCTTTTATTACTTACAGCTACTACGTGACCTACGATTTTGTGGAAGacgaagaaggagaaggaagtgatTACGGTGGCGTGCTGGCTGAG ATCGTCAGGCCGTCACCCAGCATGGAACAGCTGGGCGAGGACATTCCCGAAGAGGTCTTCGAGGAGGCTGAAGACTCGCTAGAGTCCGGGCTGTCCACCCAGTCGGGAGAGCTGGAGGGTTCGGTGGCCTCGGGCGGGTCGGGGCCCTTGCCCAGGGTGACCGACTCCGCCGAGGAGCTGGCCAAGTTGCGGCCGCGAATGGATCCCcggctctgctcctccccagg gACGGTTCTCTTCAGCACCATCCGCAAGCCCTGGACTGATGTCATCCCCTGCAACTACGAGATGCACCACACGCTCAGGGACCTGGTGCCCCTCAAGGCCTTCCTGCTGGCGGGGACCACCGTGACCATCGTGGAGGAGAAG ATTCTCTCCTGGCCTCTGGTGCCTCCGCCTGTCGAGACTGTGTTGCCTgccaagaaaggaaaaggggagaaggacaagaaggggaagaaggacaaAGACAAGAAGGGAAAGGACGGGAAGGACAAGGCcgggaaaggggagaaagagacgGCGCCGAAG gaGCAGAAGGCGTCCAAGAAGAAGGAGCTTCCTAAGGAACTCCGCCAGGACCCGCCCATCCTGCGGGTGCTGGGCAGCGGCTTCGTGGCCCTGGAGCCCCTGCTGGTGGGGGAGCCACTGGTGTCCGAAGTGTGCAACTTCGGGGTGATCCGCACCCTGGAAACTGACAGGCTGACCTTTCTCAGG GATgcaaagaagaacaagaacaagaaagcTAAAAGGG